One part of the Marinobacter sp. M3C genome encodes these proteins:
- the allB gene encoding allantoinase AllB: protein MTGTLMTSAVTADLVITGGTIVTHETTIRAALAIRDGVIVAIGDEESMPAAKETLNADGMYLLPGAIDVHVHFRDPGYTHKETWETGTAAAAMGGVTTVFDMPNTNPPTGTLEALQQKLALADQQAYVDFGIYGLLGAENIDELQDLAEDGIIGFKCFMGNTFGNLPAPSTGAMLEAFERVAPTGLRVSLHAETASVMAWRYERLRAAGRNDPLAHIAARPAVVAIEAVSRAAILSEWTGTRVHVLHVSSADELRPLREAKQRGVDITCETCPHYLLLNTDDYDRLGSLIRVNPPVREATDSAAIWDGIRDGTVDMIATDHAPHTPEEKCNDNIWKADCGFPGVETQMPLMLTSVNNGQISIHDYVRLTAVSPARAWGLYPRKGALIPGSDADIAIVDMARKTTIRESELHSTSARISPYNGWEVTGLPIHTLVRGRFVMRDRQLVTEARGHGRTVKPLQKMPPARVTNADKTLAAELAKAPAKGRNEL, encoded by the coding sequence ATGACAGGAACTCTTATGACCTCTGCAGTCACGGCCGATCTGGTGATTACCGGCGGCACGATTGTTACTCACGAAACCACAATCCGTGCGGCCCTGGCCATACGAGACGGCGTCATCGTCGCTATTGGCGACGAAGAGTCCATGCCTGCTGCCAAGGAAACACTGAATGCCGATGGCATGTATTTGTTGCCCGGTGCCATCGACGTTCACGTGCACTTTCGCGACCCTGGCTACACCCACAAGGAAACTTGGGAGACTGGCACTGCAGCTGCCGCAATGGGCGGCGTTACTACGGTGTTTGATATGCCCAACACCAATCCGCCCACTGGCACGCTGGAGGCATTGCAGCAAAAGCTGGCTCTAGCGGACCAACAGGCCTATGTGGATTTTGGTATCTACGGGCTGCTTGGGGCAGAAAATATCGACGAGCTGCAGGACCTGGCCGAAGACGGCATCATCGGTTTCAAGTGCTTCATGGGTAATACCTTCGGTAACCTGCCGGCACCGTCCACTGGCGCCATGCTCGAAGCCTTCGAGCGCGTGGCGCCCACCGGGCTGCGCGTGTCCCTTCATGCGGAGACGGCTTCGGTCATGGCCTGGCGTTACGAGCGGCTGCGGGCCGCGGGGCGCAATGATCCGCTAGCGCACATCGCCGCGCGGCCCGCAGTGGTTGCCATTGAGGCAGTGTCTCGGGCTGCCATACTTTCCGAATGGACCGGCACTCGCGTCCATGTTCTGCACGTCTCCTCCGCCGATGAGTTGCGGCCTCTGCGCGAGGCCAAGCAGCGCGGTGTGGACATCACCTGCGAAACCTGTCCCCACTACCTGTTACTGAACACCGATGACTACGACCGGCTCGGAAGCCTCATCCGGGTTAATCCGCCGGTTCGTGAAGCCACGGATTCGGCGGCAATCTGGGACGGCATTCGCGACGGTACGGTGGACATGATTGCCACCGATCATGCACCTCATACGCCGGAAGAAAAGTGTAACGACAACATCTGGAAGGCCGATTGTGGTTTCCCCGGTGTGGAAACGCAGATGCCCCTCATGCTGACCTCGGTGAACAATGGCCAGATCAGCATCCATGATTATGTGCGGTTGACGGCCGTATCCCCGGCCCGCGCCTGGGGACTTTACCCACGCAAGGGCGCTCTGATCCCCGGCTCCGACGCCGACATCGCCATTGTCGATATGGCCCGAAAGACGACTATTCGGGAGTCAGAACTGCACTCGACCAGCGCCCGTATTTCTCCCTATAACGGCTGGGAGGTAACCGGCTTGCCGATTCACACGCTGGTGCGTGGTCGGTTCGTGATGCGTGATCGCCAGCTTGTCACCGAAGCACGGGGTCACGGCAGAACGGTCAAGCCGTTGCAGAAAATGCCTCCTGCCCGCGTGACCAATGCTGACAAAACCCTTGCCGCTGAACTTGCAAAGGCGCCTGCAAAAGGACGCAATGAGTTATGA
- a CDS encoding SDR family NAD(P)-dependent oxidoreductase, with the protein MRLELKNKVVLITGPAKGMGESITRAFAGEGCRLALLARDIDAVAALAESLRAQSTEVLLIPCDITDSAQCVAAVSAACEVFGIVHVLVNVAGGSGPIGKTGAETTAEEFDEIVRLNMTGCFNTIRAVLPGMIEQQEGKIVNIGGTFGMRGKSGRMAYSASKWGLRGMTKSFALEAGPHNINVNIVAPGMVDGPRFRTKVCLEMAGRLGISEEEAARRHSEDYALRRVSTANDVANACLFLASDCSRQITGVDLPVDGGWASL; encoded by the coding sequence ATGCGTCTTGAGTTGAAAAACAAGGTGGTGCTGATTACCGGGCCGGCCAAGGGCATGGGCGAGTCCATCACTCGGGCTTTCGCCGGGGAGGGCTGCCGGCTGGCGCTGCTCGCCCGGGATATCGACGCCGTGGCCGCCCTTGCGGAAAGCTTGCGGGCGCAATCAACAGAGGTGCTTCTGATCCCCTGTGACATCACCGATTCAGCCCAGTGTGTTGCAGCAGTGAGCGCTGCCTGCGAGGTTTTTGGAATCGTCCATGTGCTGGTCAATGTGGCCGGGGGCTCTGGTCCCATCGGTAAGACCGGCGCAGAGACCACGGCCGAAGAGTTTGACGAAATCGTGCGCCTGAATATGACCGGGTGCTTTAACACGATCCGGGCTGTCCTGCCGGGAATGATCGAGCAGCAAGAAGGCAAGATCGTGAACATCGGTGGCACCTTCGGCATGCGCGGTAAGTCGGGACGCATGGCTTATTCCGCCTCCAAATGGGGCCTGCGGGGAATGACCAAGAGCTTCGCTCTGGAGGCAGGTCCACACAACATCAACGTGAATATTGTTGCACCCGGCATGGTGGATGGCCCGCGTTTTCGCACAAAAGTCTGCCTGGAAATGGCCGGGCGGCTGGGCATCAGCGAGGAGGAAGCGGCGCGACGACACAGTGAGGATTATGCGTTGCGCCGGGTCTCCACGGCGAATGACGTTGCCAACGCTTGCCTCTTTCTCGCCAGCGATTGCTCGCGCCAGATAACGGGCGTTGATCTGCCAGTGGACGGTGGCTGGGCCTCACTCTAA